In Sporichthyaceae bacterium, a genomic segment contains:
- the rsgA gene encoding ribosome small subunit-dependent GTPase A: MRVRPGRGTRPRSRLRPAHEAAVDGHVVTVDRGRITVRVAGHDVIAVKARELGRRGLVVGDRVGVVGDVSGAPDTLARVVRVAERRSVLRRTADDDDPVERVLVANADQLVIVTAVADPEPRTGLIDRCLVAAYDAGLDPLLCLTKTDLADPATLLAGYIPLGLAYVTSRRDLDPADLRTYLIGRTSVLVGHSGVGKSTLVNALVPGTDRAIGSVNAVTGRGRHTSSSALALELPEGGWVIDTPGVRSFGLAHVSPDAVVAAFSDLAAGTAQCPRGCSHDEPECALDAWVAAGHAPAARLDSLRRLLRARTAAEDATG, from the coding sequence GTGCGGGTCAGACCCGGGCGTGGCACGCGGCCGCGCAGCCGGTTGCGTCCGGCGCACGAGGCCGCCGTGGACGGGCACGTGGTCACCGTGGACCGCGGTCGGATCACCGTGCGGGTGGCGGGGCATGACGTGATCGCGGTGAAGGCCCGCGAACTCGGCCGCCGCGGGCTGGTGGTCGGCGACCGGGTCGGCGTGGTGGGTGATGTCAGCGGGGCGCCGGACACCCTGGCCCGGGTGGTGCGAGTCGCCGAACGCCGCTCGGTACTGCGGCGCACCGCGGATGACGACGACCCGGTGGAACGGGTGCTGGTGGCCAACGCCGATCAACTGGTGATCGTCACCGCGGTGGCCGACCCGGAGCCGCGCACCGGGCTGATCGACCGCTGCCTGGTCGCTGCCTATGACGCGGGCCTGGATCCGTTGCTGTGCCTGACCAAGACCGACCTGGCCGACCCGGCCACCCTGTTGGCGGGGTACATCCCCTTGGGATTGGCCTATGTGACGTCGCGTCGGGATCTGGACCCGGCCGACCTGAGGACCTATCTGATCGGCCGGACCAGCGTGCTGGTCGGGCACTCCGGGGTGGGCAAGTCGACATTGGTGAACGCCCTGGTGCCGGGCACCGACCGGGCCATCGGCTCGGTGAACGCGGTGACCGGCCGCGGTCGGCACACCTCGAGCTCGGCGCTGGCGTTGGAACTGCCCGAGGGCGGCTGGGTCATCGACACCCCGGGCGTGCGCAGCTTCGGTCTGGCCCATGTCAGCCCGGACGCGGTGGTGGCCGCCTTCTCCGACCTCGCCGCGGGCACCGCGCAGTGCCCGCGCGGATGCAGCCACGACGAACCGGAATGTGCGCTGGACGCGTGGGTGGCCGCGGGCCACGCTCCCGCGGCCCGGCTCGACTCGCTACGCCGACTGCTGCGCGCCCGCACCGCGGCGGAGGACGCGACCGGCTGA
- the aroA gene encoding 3-phosphoshikimate 1-carboxyvinyltransferase, whose product MSERSELSNKHSASERWAAPVADGAVRALVAMPGSKSITNRAVLLAALADGPSTITAPLRSRDSALMLSALRAMGTGIDEVPGRDGVDWRVTPRPLRGPAEIDCGLAGTVMRFVPPLAALADGPVRFDGDPRARQRPMGPMLGALRDLGADLDSITGLPFTLVGRGALPGGRVQLDASSSSQFVSGLLLAAARFDKGVDVVHVGPPVPSLPHIGMTIAMLRSAGVEVDDRTAARWQLTPGQIGARDLRVEPDLSNAAPFLAAALLTGGAVTVPGLSGGDTVQPVARVCGLLTGMGGACTATAEGLQVRGTGRVLGLDADLGAVGELTPTIAGLAAFAETPSTLRGIGHLRGHETDRLAALATELNALGGDVTETEDGLIIRPRPLHGGVFHTYDDHRMATTAALLGLVVPGIEVENVATTAKTLPDFVGSWLRMLDRDILGRAD is encoded by the coding sequence ATGAGCGAACGCAGTGAGCTCAGCAACAAGCACAGTGCGAGCGAGCGTTGGGCCGCTCCGGTGGCCGACGGCGCGGTGCGAGCGCTCGTCGCGATGCCCGGTTCCAAATCGATCACCAATCGCGCGGTGCTGCTCGCCGCCCTGGCCGATGGGCCGAGCACGATCACCGCGCCGCTGCGCTCGCGCGACTCCGCGCTCATGCTGTCCGCGCTGCGGGCGATGGGCACCGGCATCGACGAGGTGCCCGGCCGCGATGGTGTCGACTGGCGGGTCACCCCGCGGCCGTTGCGGGGCCCGGCTGAGATCGATTGTGGGCTGGCGGGCACGGTGATGCGCTTCGTTCCCCCGCTCGCGGCGCTCGCCGACGGTCCGGTGCGATTCGACGGCGACCCGCGGGCCCGGCAGCGTCCGATGGGCCCGATGCTCGGCGCGCTGCGTGATCTGGGCGCCGACCTGGACTCGATCACCGGATTGCCGTTCACCCTGGTCGGCCGCGGCGCCCTGCCCGGCGGCCGGGTGCAGTTGGACGCGTCGTCGTCCTCGCAGTTCGTCAGCGGGCTGCTGCTCGCGGCGGCTCGCTTCGACAAGGGCGTGGACGTGGTGCACGTCGGCCCGCCGGTGCCCTCACTGCCGCACATCGGGATGACGATCGCGATGCTGCGGTCGGCCGGCGTCGAGGTGGATGACCGGACCGCCGCCCGTTGGCAGCTGACCCCGGGTCAGATCGGGGCGCGGGATCTGCGGGTCGAACCGGATCTGTCCAACGCCGCACCGTTCCTGGCCGCGGCACTGCTCACCGGCGGGGCGGTGACCGTACCGGGGCTTTCCGGCGGCGACACTGTACAGCCGGTCGCCCGGGTGTGTGGGTTGCTGACCGGGATGGGTGGGGCGTGCACCGCGACCGCGGAGGGTCTGCAGGTACGCGGCACCGGCCGGGTGCTCGGTCTGGACGCGGATCTGGGCGCGGTCGGTGAGCTCACCCCCACCATCGCCGGTCTGGCGGCGTTCGCGGAGACGCCGAGCACCCTGCGCGGCATCGGACACCTGCGCGGACACGAGACCGACCGGCTCGCCGCGCTGGCCACCGAACTCAACGCGTTGGGCGGCGACGTCACCGAGACCGAGGACGGGTTGATCATCCGCCCGCGCCCGTTGCACGGTGGGGTGTTCCACACCTACGACGACCACCGGATGGCCACCACCGCCGCGTTGCTCGGCCTGGTGGTGCCGGGCATCGAGGTGGAGAACGTGGCGACCACCGCCAAAACGCTGCCGGACTTCGTCGGCAGTTGGCTGCGCATGCTGGACAGAGACATTCTCGGGAGGGCCGACTGA